A region of Hoplias malabaricus isolate fHopMal1 chromosome 12, fHopMal1.hap1, whole genome shotgun sequence DNA encodes the following proteins:
- the LOC136663967 gene encoding interferon-inducible GTPase 5-like produces MEEHEIAAAEEMKKILANKNLSQIKDYFAEQCSVELNIAVTGESGSGKSSFVNAFRGLGDEDEGSAETGVVETTNVPTAYPYTKYPNVKMWDLPGIGTPNFKADEYLEQVEFKRYDFFIIIASDRFRECHAQLAAEIVKMEKTFYFVRSKIDCNISAEKRKKTFNKEKTLDRIRKDCIEGLEKIGIDSPVVFLISCFNLALYDFNQLEEKLERDLPQYKRNVLLLALPNITLEINERKRALLENVWKSALFSACAVIIPVPYGDSSLSFSIDFVILVSEFTKYYYAFSLDASSLQRLSDTSWKSVDELKSVLKSPLHKGITQELIIELLHHNSFFAVEKSKHWLSFIPFLGSLVAAPLSFVTVYLTLRRCLDELVDDAYNVLTFALQTTV; encoded by the exons atggaggAACATGAAATTGCTGCCgctgaagaaatgaaaaagatTTTGGCTAACAAAAACCTTAGCCAGATTAAAGATTACTTTGCTGAGCAATGCAGTGTTGAACTAAACATTGCTGTAACGGGAGAGTCAGGTTCTGGGAAATCCTCTTTTGTCAATGCTTTCAGGGGACTCGGAGATGAGGATGAGGGTTCTGCAGAAACTGGTGTTGTAGAGACCACTAATGTTCCTACAGCTTACCCTTATACAAAATACCCAAATGTCAAGATGTGGGATCTTCCTGGCATTGGAACACCCAACTTCAAAGCTGATGAATATCTTGAACAGGTTGAGTTTAAACGCTATGATTTTTTCATCATCATCGCATCAGATCGCTTCAGGGAATGTCACGCTCAACTGGCAGCAGAAATAGTGAAAATGGAAAAGACGTTCTACTTTGTTCGCTCTAAGATTGACTGCAACATTTCTgctgagaaaagaaagaagacaTTCAACAAAGAGAAGACCCTGGATCGTATCCGAAAAGATTGTATTGAAG GACTGGAAAAGATTGGAATAGACTCTCCTGTTGTGTTCCTGATCTCGTGCTTTAACCTTGCCCTCTATGATTTCAACCAGCTTGAAGAGAAACTGGAGAGAGATCTTCCTCAATACAAGAGAAATGTCCTGTTGCTGGCTCTTCCAAATATCACCCTGGAAAttaatgagagaaagagggctCTGCTGGAAAACGTGTGGAAATCAGCTTTGTTCTCTGCTTGTGCTGTCATCATTCCAGTACCTTATGGGGATTCAAGTCTTTCCTTTTCCATAGATTTTGTGATCTTGGTTAGCGAGTTCACAAAATATTACTACGCTTTCAGTCTTGATGCTTCCTCCTTGCAGAGGCTTTCTGACACTTCATGGAAGTCTGTCGATGAACTGAAGTCTGTGCTGAAGTCCCCTCTGCATAAAGGAATTACCCAAGAACTAATAATTGAACTGTTACACCACAACtctttttttgctgttgaaaaATCCAAACACTGGTTGAGTTTCATCCCTTTTCTGGGATCGCTGGTAGCTGCTCCACTCTCCTTTGTCACTGTGTATCTAACACTAAGGCGCTGCCTTGATGAGTTGGTTGATGATGCCTACAATGTGCTCACATTTGCTCTGCAAACCACAGTGTGA
- the LOC136711012 gene encoding interferon-inducible GTPase 5-like, producing MDVLEIPSPENSDDNDFEHITVEEIKAALANEDLPSAVTKIQDYFEQQDHVELNIGVTGESGSGKSSFVNAFRGLGDEEEGSAETGVVETTMVPTPFSHPKYQNVKLWDLPGIGTPNFKADEYLKQVEFKRYDFFIIIASDRFRECHAQLATEIVKMKKKYYFVRSKIDSNISAEKRKKTFNEHKILDDIRKDCHKGLEKTGIDSPVFLISCHYLDRYDFNCLEETMERELPQHKRHVLLLALPNITLEINRRKKNALKKDIWKLALLSASVAAIPIPLVNATLSIAVDVVILVKELIRYYNAFGVDPASLLRLSERSGKPVEELRAVLKSPLHAEINKDLIIKLLAGSTVGVAEAAAEYWVGLIPIIGSVISGGLSFATLYLMLNKCLSELADDAHNVLMAALQTPV from the exons atgGATGTGCTTGAAATCCCCAGTCCTGAAAACAGCGATGACAATGACTTTGAACACATCACTGTTGAAGAAATTAAAGCGGCCCTAGCCAATGAAGATCTGCCATCAGCTGTCACTAAGATTCAGGATTATTTTGAACAGCAAGACCATGTTGAACTGAACATTGGTGTAACTGGAGAGTCTGGCTCTGGGAAATCCTCTTTTGTCAATGCTTTCAGAGGACTGGGAGATGAGGAAGAGGGATCTGCAGAAACTGGTGTTGTAGAGACCACTATGGTTCCTACACCTTTCTCTCATCCAAAATATCAGAATGTCAAACTGTGGGATCTTCCTGGCATTGGAACACCCAACTTCAAAGCTGATGAATATCTTAAACAGGTTGAGTTTAAACGCTATGATTTTTTCATCATCATCGCATCAGATCGCTTCAGGGAATGTCACGCTCAACTGGCAACAGAAAtagtgaaaatgaaaaagaagtaCTACTTTGTTCGCTCTAAGATTGACAGCAACATTTCTgctgagaaaagaaagaagacgTTCAATGAGCACAAGATACTGGATGACATTCGGAAAGACTGCCATAAAG GGCTGGAAAAGACTGGAATTGACTCTCCTGTCTTCCTGATCTCATGCCATTACCTTGATCGCTATGATTTCAACTGTCTTGAAGAGACCATGGAGAGGGAACTTCCTCAACACAAGAGGCATGTGCTGTTGCTGGCTCTTCCAAACATTACCCTGGAGATCAataggagaaagaaaaatgcTCTGAAGAAAGACATATGGAAGTTGGCTCTGCTGTCTGCTAGTGTTGCGGCCATTCCCATCCCTTTGGTGAATGCAACACTTTCAATCGCTGTAGATGTGGTAATCCTTGTAAAAGAGCTTATAAGGTATTACAATGCATTCGGTGTTGATCCTGCCTCCTTACTGAGGCTCTCTGAAAGATCAGGGAAGCCAGTGGAAGAGCTGAGAGCTGTACTGAAATCCCCTCTACATGCAGAAATAAACAAAGATCTGATCATTAAGTTGCTGGCTGGCAGCACTGTAGGTGTTGCAGAAGCAGCAGCAGAGTACTGGGTCGGTCTAATCCCAATCATTGGCTCAGTGATTTCTGGTGGGCTGTCCTTTGCCACACTGTACCTCATGCTGAATAAGTGTCTAAGTGAGCTGGCTGATGATGCTCACAATGTGCTAATGGCTGCTCTGCAGACTCCAGTGTGA